In Festucalex cinctus isolate MCC-2025b chromosome 17, RoL_Fcin_1.0, whole genome shotgun sequence, the genomic stretch aaagtgaacTCAACCGCAAAACTTTaacaatatattctatgcagccccactagtgtaAAAATTATTCTTACTGCGTTTGTGTCATGAGTTAAACCGCCATTTATGCCTCTTTTTATGCATCTtggcggcagccattttgccatgtgctgtcaactgaaaatgacgtcacagttgcgcATGACTCAGgtatcttttattttatttttgtgccgtgattgttacctgagcaactgtatcattttcagtcaacaacaaatggcaaaatggctgcccatgACTGCTGGCCTTCACCTGTCTTCCTTTGTCTTTCTTCCTccccttttgtttttatttttataacttTATTGACCTGTTTCCATTCTTTCTCTCTTCATTTTCAGAGAAGACTAAGTTGAAGGCCAAGTCTCTGTGGGAGCAGACGGGCGCCGTTATTATGGCGGTGCGCCGGCCAGGATGATTTCTGTGCAGAGAGGTAGTAACGCATCGACGTCAACAACAGTGACGTTCTGCTGAGCATGATGAGagtataaataaattacaatgtCATCCAGGAGGCTGCGGAGCTGTCCTCTCTGAAGCCCCAGCTGGACCAGCTTGGGGTCCCGCTGTATGCTGTGGTCAAGGAGAACATCGGGAACGAGGTCCAGAACTTCCGGCAGTTCTTTGACGGGGTGTTCTTCTTGGATGAAAAGGTCTTTCAGAAATAAAAGGAAGCGTGTCTGTGGTTTGTCTCGCGTTCCCCTCGTGCGGGAGAAGCTAATTTGCCACACTGAGAGCGTGTGTTGGTTGCAGAGGTGCTTCTTCGGACCTCGCGAGCGACGGTTGGGCCTCCTGGCGTTCCTTCGTGCCGGGGTGTGGATGAACGGCCTCAGGGCCTTCGGAAAGGGCTTCAAGGGGAATATCATGGGAGAGGGATTCGTACTGGGCGGCGTTTTTGTCATCGGACGTGACCAGCAGGTCGATCTGACGATACAATCTCTGCATAATCAAATTAGGAAATTACTCAAATGTTTATTCTCCCCCCCAGGGGATTCTACTGGAACATCGAGAGATGGAGTTTGGAGATAAGGTCAACGCTGAGGATGTGATCCGAGCTGTCAAGAGAATACCACAAGAGCTTGTGCCCATGGAGAATAATGTTGCGAAGTAACTTGCGTGCATAGTTGACTTGTGTAGTAAAAAGCCTCCCAGTCTGTTTATGACTGTCTGTTTTCAAACTCTACGGAGCAAACAGACTTGATGTTTTGAAGACTGGGTTTCCTTTTATTACTCAATAAAACGTGACTTTGCATTCAATAGCTTGAGTGTTTGTGGTTCTTCTTCTAAATTATACTAAGACTGTGTGTATGgtgaatataaataaacaataaatacatgacgtgcaattttctactcTGCATTTGGTAATTACTATTTACCATTAGTTCGATTCTTCGACCACATGAGGGCAGCAAAGTGCGTTTGTGTGTTCGTTACCGTGCCGTCCAATCAGATTATCGCCAGCTCAAGTGCGTACAGCCAATCGGTGTCCAGCAGGGGCAGGATTTGTGTCGAATCCGGACAGGTGCGTCAGATGGTCTTTAGGCTCAAAATGGATCCACTCGGGCCAAACGACTTGAATTAGTCTGGAGAATATAAACTTAAAACACGGTGCATTTTCGGTGTGGgataattattttcatttcattttgtctgCACCTGTTTGGGCTGATGGAAAAACTAGCTTGACGGCGTCGTTCGAATAATGTTCggtaagttattttttttatgacaatacTATGTCTGGATATCGGTAAAATGGTGATAGTGGGGTTTAAGGTGCAAGAAAACATTTAACGGCAACTCTGGCGTCTTTACGTTGTCGCTGTCCACGGCTCTGGGGGAAGCCCTGAGGTGACGTCACGGGGGTTTAAAGTTTAGTAGCGCGTAACCATGGCAGCGCACCACGTGATCTCCCGACTTGCCCCCTCAGCTATAGCACAAAATAATCCCACACTACATTTTGTACTCGAGTACATTTACAGATATAatacttgtgttaaaaaaacaaattagaaCGTATTCAAAACCtgtataaaagtaaaaaaaattaaattaaataaaataaaataaaaaagtatctgAAATTCACCAGGAAGCTGAGAGAGATGCATCATGGGAAAGAAGGGCCGGACAAGTGACTGCAGAAAACTAAAAAGTCAGCTGTTATGCCACAAAGGTAAGTACTGACCTTATATAAACACCATATACAGGTGAGAGCACTAACACATTTACCCAGCATGCATTTCTTCCCACTCTGTACTGCTGTAGACATGTACACCTGAACGGGGACGGTGCCGGCAGGCTCCATGGCTCATTCGTCAGACCCCTCGTGCAGGGAGAAAGCCCCCGGCACACAGGGGAAGTCACACTCGGCCGCACGCAACATCGTACGCAAgaaggagcagcagcagcagcggcgtcGGCGAGGAATCCGATCCTCCTCACCCATGGGCCGCGTCATCCTCATCAACTCGCCGGTGGACGGTAAGACGTGCTAATCAAACAGAAAATATCAACATGTATCATATTGAAAACTTGCGTCTgcctctccattttttttttaggtggagaTGACAGCGAGGACCTTCACACCATCACGGTGGACAAAAGCGTGGACGGCAAACTGGGCTTCAGCGTGCGTGGCGGCTGCGAGCACGGCCTGAGCATCTTCGTCAGCAAGGTGGAGGACGCCAGCACGGCAGGTGGGATGCAGCGACGGCATCGGGTGaccttagcttttttttttttttgacccgaGAGTGTCATCGTGCACAGAGGAGGCCGGCCTGCTAGTGGGCGACAAACTGGTGGAGGTGAACGGCGTCAGCCTGGAGAGCATCACCATGAGCAGCGCCGTCAGGGTCCTGACGGGCAACAACAGGCTGAGGATGGTGGTGAGGCGCGTGGGCAAGGTGCCCGGGATTCGCTACTCTAAAGAGAAGACCACCTGGTGAGCAGTGGTGAGAACTAGCTTAAGTACAATTACTTCATTACTGTTATGGAGGGTATAAAAGTCTACATATCTCAGGGCAAGTGCCGGGTTTTTATGATGTTTTTACActagtagtaaaaaaaataaataactgagcatttggttgcacaagtgtacacaccctcacAACTGGAGTGGCTAACTCGGGTTACTAATACCAACCACCTCGACTAAGATTCATGCTCCGGTTGGGGACCCAAAGGACACGATTCCAAGAAGTTCaatcttggtctcatcagaccgtAACAGATTTCCCCACATGGGGGAGGGGCACTTATGCAACTAGTTATTTTTTCGttgtaaaatctaaaaaatgatTTGAGTTGTACAGGTTGTAGATCACCATGTTggaaaaattatgaaatgatcttattctcatttttttttaagaccaacaAAGCCTGTCATTTAAACAAGGGGTGTGTTGACTTTTTAAACTCACACAGTCTGATGATGAGGAAGCAGCACCAGTTGCTAGCAGCACGATGTTGAAAATCAAAGTTGTGGTGCTTTTCCAGGGTGGACTTGATTCACAGGCGCATGGTGGTGGAGGAGAGCGGGCGGACGCCTTCAGACGCCAGCGGAGGTAGCGCCCTCCGGAGGATCGTCCACCTGTACACCACCTCCGACGATTACTGCCTGGGCTTCAACATCCGTGGCGGGAAAGAGTTTGGCTTGGGCATTTACGTCTCCAAGTAGGTACCCTTGTTACAAACTCATCCCGTATTCACACAACGCTGACCTCCCCGGACGTGTCAGGCTGGACCCCGGCGGCCTAGCCGAGCAGAACGGGATCAAGATGGGCGACCAGATCCTGGCCGCCAATGGCGTGAGCTTCGAGGACATCAGCCACAGCAGCGCCGTGGAGGTGCTCAAGAGCCACACGCACGTCATGCTGACCATCAAGGTGAGTGCAAAATGCTCTTTGGGTGGGacgcttcattaggtacacctgtagAATCGAAAAATTCTGcttttacaaacacaaaaaaaaacatgcatgttagttaATTGAAGTTGTACTcaatgtttacaatttttttttaaatgtgttttgatttaaaaaataaaataaaaattatattacCTTTTTACAGTTTCCTTGCACCTAATAAAATGTCCAGCGATGCCCAAAGCTTGGGTTTCGCCGTGCTGAAAAAAATAGCCGGGCGGTGTGCATTATTCAGCAGGCGGCAAGGATCGGGTGCAAACGAAAGCGCGGCGTCTTCGCTCATGTGTTACTCCCGATCAAATATAGCGAAGATGCCATCAAAGTTTAATAGGAGTTCATTTACATATTTTCCTCCACCAGGAGGCTGGCCGCTATCCCGCTTACAAGGAGATGGTGGCGGAGTACCGATGGCTCAACAAGTGTACGTATGCCTCCGATGTCACGACGATtgagcttatttttttattttttttttatgatgggttttttttttctcacaattttCCTCATAATGAAGAACATTCCTTGTCTTTTAtagtggatgaaaaatgtcaaatCTTATGTGACTTGAACATCAAACCAAGTTTATTCTGGATCGGATCCAAATTGTGCACTGTAGTGCAACATAATTGGAAAACCCCAATCAATATCAGATGGTAGTAGGGCAGGGTGATTAATTAAAGCAGACaatttcttgacattttttatttatttattttgtaaaataaacaatttttttggtCTTTAAAAAGCATTCTCGTATATTTTTACCTGAATTTTTCcaggtaaaaatgtttttttaattaattttttttcacattatatttttctttgggaaaaaaattatatcgACCAATGTTTATGTGCAACTTCCTTTCTAAAAGAAAactattcttgtaaaatttaggcttttttccccctcacaaataaaagcttttttttttttttactcaaaatatGCAGTAATGTAAAAGAAAATGATCATTATTGCACACTTTTTcatcaaaagaagaaaaaaaaaaaaaggaaatcaagACTTTTCTCCAAACTGACTCATTTTTTTCACCACCAAATACAacttagagggaaaaaaaagatttgagtttttctctgaataaatgtttttcttgaGACAATACCACTTaaaagctataaaaaaaaacataacaagtaaaaaaaaatcaatttttccatttaaaaaaagaaatcattttTACCTAAGAAATATCAATTTTTATAAATTATCATAATATGActtgttttattgtaaaatatttaaattcttgaaaacaaatactttctcctaaataaatattctcaaaaattactgttttgttaaaaaaaaaaaaaaaaaaaaaaaaaaaaaaaaaaaaaaagacattcccCCGAACTGTTGTATATAcagttatatatttatattaacaACTGTTGTTCAATTAAATCCAGTGCAGTCCAATTCACTTGTGTAATGTGAATAcaaactggtggtggtggttcaCTTTTTCCTTACTGACTCACATAGCGACAATTGGGTCCTCATTCAAGTTGATTTCTCTCTCAGTGGCCAACGGGGGGAAGAAGTCTTCCTCGCTGGGCTCTGAGTCCAATTCGTCAGCATCCTCGTTGTCCTCAGAGACGCCGGTCAGTTCTCTGAGCGGCCTATCCCAGGTCATGTTCCCGCCCAGTCTGCCGTTTGCCTCCGACATGGTGGACGTGTGCATCTCCACCGAGGACCAAAGGTAGGAGGCCTCCTTTTTTTGGATTCATTTGTCCTCTCATTGAGCTCTCACGACGCcgctcgttttttttgtgtggtagaTTTGATCTGGAGCGCAGCGAGGCCGCCATCCAGACGGACACCACCCGCAGCCGGGGAGCGACCACACTGCTGCGGGACACGGCCATCCGCCACGGCGACGACAGGGATGAGGGCGGTCCCAAGAGGGAGTCCCGCAAGACGGCGGTGCTGCTGGCCCTCAGCAGACCCAGCCGACCCATCAGCCGCTCGCAGAGCCAGGTCACCATCGCAGGTTGTGTGACTCGCACAAAAGAcggcaagacttttttttttttttttttttttgtgtgt encodes the following:
- the LOC144004913 gene encoding peroxiredoxin-like 2A, which codes for MALLVQAATAAGGLVARLLNMVTELFLTTPLKASLQYLEEAQLTALTSEKTKLKAKSLWEQTGAVIMAVRRPGUFLCREEAAELSSLKPQLDQLGVPLYAVVKENIGNEVQNFRQFFDGVFFLDEKRCFFGPRERRLGLLAFLRAGVWMNGLRAFGKGFKGNIMGEGFVLGGVFVIGRDQQGILLEHREMEFGDKVNAEDVIRAVKRIPQELVPMENNVAK
- the LOC144004909 gene encoding PDZ domain-containing protein 7-like isoform X2: MAHSSDPSCREKAPGTQGKSHSAARNIVRKKEQQQQRRRRGIRSSSPMGRVILINSPVDGGDDSEDLHTITVDKSVDGKLGFSVRGGCEHGLSIFVSKVEDASTAEEAGLLVGDKLVEVNGVSLESITMSSAVRVLTGNNRLRMVVRRVGKVPGIRYSKEKTTWVDLIHRRMVVEESGRTPSDASGGSALRRIVHLYTTSDDYCLGFNIRGGKEFGLGIYVSKLDPGGLAEQNGIKMGDQILAANGVSFEDISHSSAVEVLKSHTHVMLTIKEAGRYPAYKEMVAEYRWLNKLANGGKKSSSLGSESNSSASSLSSETPVSSLSGLSQVMFPPSLPFASDMVDVCISTEDQRFDLERSEAAIQTDTTRSRGATTLLRDTAIRHGDDRDEGGPKRESRKTAVLLALSRPSRPISRSQSQVTIAEISQKKAKKQKGGKTSGEKSALQRSKTLVNLLFGGARKRDASRGRSKSLSTDKEGSSPAAFPEETLRAVEELAQRLLTEEETEAVMKACRTYVEERCVETLIRHLLAVLDRPEKLLLLREVRMLLPAAHLREFNSTVEAVEVEAYDILKYRSVRTPPLRSPVSGRAPKRRLITPIPDLRGGFELHSAAMVEKQSHLVDKLEKLSLTGPRASRQRRRRPTAPFTPLLDIPVDGYRFTEEHQHSPAGTPDTNWLLASHPDVGSSVRFEDVSDLGRPNGRHSPQEYQLQTVNISKTKQSLGISISGGIESKVQPVVKVEKIFPGGAASTCDVLKAGFEVVSVDGTSLQGVTHQHAVDLIRKAFSDKAKDPMVLVVKVPCKPPKTSLAPPSGQ
- the LOC144004909 gene encoding PDZ domain-containing protein 7-like isoform X1, whose product is MAHSSDPSCREKAPGTQGKSHSAARNIVRKKEQQQQRRRRGIRSSSPMGRVILINSPVDGGDDSEDLHTITVDKSVDGKLGFSVRGGCEHGLSIFVSKVEDASTAEEAGLLVGDKLVEVNGVSLESITMSSAVRVLTGNNRLRMVVRRVGKVPGIRYSKEKTTWVDLIHRRMVVEESGRTPSDASGGSALRRIVHLYTTSDDYCLGFNIRGGKEFGLGIYVSKLDPGGLAEQNGIKMGDQILAANGVSFEDISHSSAVEVLKSHTHVMLTIKEAGRYPAYKEMVAEYRWLNKLANGGKKSSSLGSESNSSASSLSSETPVSSLSGLSQVMFPPSLPFASDMVDVCISTEDQRFDLERSEAAIQTDTTRSRGATTLLRDTAIRHGDDRDEGGPKRESRKTAVLLALSRPSRPISRSQSQVTIAGCVTRTKDGKTFFFFFFFVCVCFDINPHVEISQKKAKKQKGGKTSGEKSALQRSKTLVNLLFGGARKRDASRGRSKSLSTDKEGSSPAAFPEETLRAVEELAQRLLTEEETEAVMKACRTYVEERCVETLIRHLLAVLDRPEKLLLLREVRMLLPAAHLREFNSTVEAVEVEAYDILKYRSVRTPPLRSPVSGRAPKRRLITPIPDLRGGFELHSAAMVEKQSHLVDKLEKLSLTGPRASRQRRRRPTAPFTPLLDIPVDGYRFTEEHQHSPAGTPDTNWLLASHPDVGSSVRFEDVSDLGRPNGRHSPQEYQLQTVNISKTKQSLGISISGGIESKVQPVVKVEKIFPGGAASTCDVLKAGFEVVSVDGTSLQGVTHQHAVDLIRKAFSDKAKDPMVLVVKVPCKPPKTSLAPPSGQ